A genomic region of Rhipicephalus sanguineus isolate Rsan-2018 chromosome 1, BIME_Rsan_1.4, whole genome shotgun sequence contains the following coding sequences:
- the LOC125758638 gene encoding uncharacterized protein LOC125758638 — translation MGKWAKYARNYKKEWEKESDFKDWLSPSTSGDMAYCRACKVELRPHVQDLKLHSTRIKHANNMKRSAGPAAGPLASFVDRRHREPCSGSSDDLKVAELRLAAHLAVHGSFRMADHLTPVISGCFSDSVLASAITLGRTKCAALETKVLGPTFREELFKDMTAAQYSLFVDESTDVSCTKELAVVARFFFSQQK, via the exons ATGGGCAAGTGGGCCAAGTACGCGCGCAACTACAAAAAGGAATGGGAGAAGGAGTCGGACTTCAAAG ACTGGCTGTCACCATCCACTTCAGGCGATATGGCCTATTGCCGAGCATGCAAGGTGGAATTGCGGCCCCACGTTCAAGACCTAAAACTGCACTCCACTAGGATCAAGCATGCAAACAACATGAAGCGTTCCGCTGGTCCAGCGGCGGGGCCTCTGGCATCGTTTGTGGACAGAAGACACAGGGAGCCATGTTCCGGTTCCTCTGATGATCTCAAGGTAGCAGAGCTGCGCCTGGCTGCTCATTTGGCCGTTCACGGAAGCTTCCGGATGGCGGACCACTTGACGCCCGTGATCAGTGGGTGCTTCAGCGATTCGGTGTTGGCGTCAGCCATCACCTTGGGGAGAACGAAGTGCGCTGCACTAGAGACAAAGGTACTGGGGCCAACGTTTAGAGAAGAACTTTTCAAGGACATGACTGCTGCACAATATTCATTGTTTGTGGATGAGAGCACGGACGTCTCGTGCACGAAGGAGCTAGCCGtcgtggcgcgtttttttttctcgcagcaaAAATGA